From the genome of Deferribacteraceae bacterium V6Fe1:
AAATTTTATTGCTTTTTCATATTGTCCGGTATTTAAATACAGCTTTATCAAAGGTGAATACAAAAACCTTATTTGAGCAGGCATAACTTTAGATTGAGGTTCTTTACTCAGTTTTATAGCTTCCAATATCGATTTTTCCGCTTTATCATACAAACCAATGAACGTATATAGCTGAGAAAGTAGCTGCAAGCTTGAAACCTGCCCGTAAAAATCATTTTTTTCTTTTGCTTCTTCAAGTTTTTGTAGTGCTGAAGAAATTGCCATACTATATGATTTCATATCAAATGATTTAGTATCAGCATTTTTTTTATTATTTTGCACAACTAACGACTCACCATTTGAATTATATTCTTTTATAACACCTGAAAGTATTATCTTTTTTCCATCACGAATTACTGATAATACTATTTTATCACCTGGAGCTAACTTCCTGAATATAAGTGGGTTTGAAAACATGCTATTGTTTACTTCTTCAATAATATCTCCGGGCTTTAAACCTAAATCATACGCCGGACTATTTTTAACAACCCCTTTTACTTGAAAGTAATCTTGAGCGTTTTTTTGCAACAATAACCCAAAAGAGGTATTCTTTGCCGACAAAGTTGAAGCATTCAAAATAACTAAAAAAAACACTACACCGAGAGCTACTTTTTTCATATTGCCCTCCAAAAACAGCTGTATTTTTACAATTATATAACATTTTAGCCAGGTTTGCCATTAGTTACTCGCAACATTATAGGGAATTTATTTATGTTCTTCATTTAAGAAGAATACTTTAAAAAACTTAATCTTGCGCCTTTTAAATAATTATTTATAATAAGGAAATGATGGGTGCTAATGCTATAGTATATAGAATTTTTGTAAATATAATAGGTATAGGGCTTTCAGGTATACTATTCAAACATGTTATTGTTTCCTCTTTTCTCGCCCTTGTATTAAGTGGAATAGTGTTATCTGTTTTGAATCTGTTTTTAAAACCGATATTATTTTTGGCAACTCTACCCCTTCAAATTTTAAGTTTCGGTATTTTTTATCTCATAACAAACGCGATTATTTTAAAGCTGACTTCGGCATTTATTGATGGTTTTTATATCGATGGTTTTTGGGCAGCAATCGGAGCAAGTATTCTGATTGGTTTAGTAAATATAATATTTGACCTTCTTGCCACTAATGACGAATTGAGATATTACAGATGGAAATAAAAACTATTCAAGATGACCTTGAGCGGTTTGAAAATCTCATAAAAATGATAAATTTTGAATATCAGCAGTATTTTGCAGGCACAAAAAGGAATCCCCCTGTCGTTTATGAAAGGGAAGTTAACAAACTAATTCATAAATACAATCTTCATCAGATAAAAAATAGCACATTAAGGTTTAGGTTTAATAATCTCGTAGCAAGATTCATAACTTTTAGAGAAAAATGGAACAAAAAAATGTTAGAAATGGAAGGGGTAAAAAAACCAAAGCCCATATTCTTTGAAACAGAAAAAATACTTGAAAATAATAAAACAAACGGCTATGAAAGTGAGCTTGATAAACTGCCTCCCGGATTTAACAGAGAAAAGATTAAAAATGTTATCGAACAAAAACTTGACGAACTAAAAAATAAAGGGATAAGTAACGTCAGGATTGAAATAGAAATAATTGATGGAAAACCAAAATTGAGGATGAAAAAACAATGACAGAAAAAAATGAGAAATATTTCAAAATTCAATTTATAGATGCCAAAAAAGAGATACTTACCTTTTATGCAAAATCTGTTAACCCTTCTTCGTATATAGGGCTTATTGAAGTATCAAATATACTGTTTATGGACTCTGAAATACTTATTAATCCTGAAGATGAAAAAGTACGTAAAGAATTTAAGGGGGTTAAAAGGACATTCCTGCCTCTAAGTGCAATAGTAAGAATTGATGAAGTTGAAGAGTCAAAAACAAAGGTTTTAAAACTTTTACCTGATAACGATTAGCTTTAAAATGAAAATACTTCGCAAGTATATTCTTAGAGAAATTTTACCTCTTTTTGTAATATCAAATCTATTTATAATATTTATCCTTCTTTTTGATAAACTTATCGACCTTGCAAGCCTTTTTTTCGCAAAAGGGGTAGCAGGTACATTAATAATTAAAACAATCTTATTTTATATCCCTTCGTTTTTGGTAATATCGATACCAATCTCCACATTAATATCAGTCATGACCGCCTTCAGCCGGTTTTCATCCGACTCAGAGCTGATAGTAATGAAAGCATCCGGCGTGCCTGCAAGCTGGTTTTTAAGAATTACATCCTCTATCGGCTTTATCTTTTTTATAATGGCAGCTATTGTTTCTTTGTGGCTAATGCCCCTTGGAAATAAACTTTCCATTGAAAATCTTAAAAGCATAGCAAGCAGTATTTCAATATCAGATATAAATGAAAATGAACTTTATGAAGAGATTCCGGGGGTTATACTGCTTGTTGAAAAGAAAAAGGATAAGTTTGACTTTGAAAATATCGTAATTATCCAAAAAAATGAAAATTTGGTAATAACTGCCAAATCGGGTGAAATTTTTTCTACCAAAGATGGGGCTATTTCATTTAATCTAAATACAGGGGAAATCAACAAAAAGGATAATGAAAAAATATCTAAAATCAAATTTGAGCAATTTTCTCTTAATTTTGATTTAAATTTAAATGACGTGGTTAAAATAAAAGATGAAAGGGTAATGCCCCTTGACTTGCTTATTAAAAATCAAAACAAAGGGTACATTTACAAATTTGAACTCTCAAAAAGAATAGCTCTCCCCTTTTCCTGTATAATCATGGCTGTGTTTGGAATGTTATTAGGCTCATTTTTCACAAGAGGTGGAAGGACTTTGAACCTTTTTGCTGCAATAGCAGTGGTATTCTCATACAACACAATCTTAGTATTTTCAGAAAACATGGCAAAAATTGGGCTGCCTTATATTTCAGCATGGTATGCCAATATTATCTTTACTATTATTTGTTTATTCTTTTATAAAAGGTTTAGGGTATGAATCCGTTTTACAAATACGTATTTAAAAAATTTTTATACAATTTATTGGTTGTCCTTGCTTTCGTCCTGTTGCTTTATACATTTTTTAATGTTATTCAGCATACAAAATATATAGAAAGATATAATGTAAACATATTTCAGATTATATATTTTGACCTTCTCAAAATCCCATATTCTACTTACCAGATAATGCCGATAGCTGTTATAATATCAACAGTGCTTACATTTGTACTGCTTGTAAAAAGTAACGAAATGACAGGATTTGTAAGTATAGGAGGAAGGACTGGAAACCTTTCAACAATGGTTGTCTTGCTCGGACTAATTTTAAGCATCGCGACATTTTTTATAGGTGAAATAGTATCGCCTAAAATTGAGTTATTTAGACAAAAATATAAAACAGAAGAATTTGAAAAAAGAAGGTTTGTTGACTACTCAAAATTTGAAAATATATGGATAAAAGATAATAATAAGATTACCTATATAAAACTGCTTGACGCAGTTAACAACAGCTTTATACAAATGAGAGAATATTATCTGAACGACTTTAAAATCACAAAGATTGTGGAAATCTCTTCCGGAAAAAAATCAGGTAAAAAATGGCACTTATCTGATATTAAGGAATATGATCTTACGGATGTACCAAAAAAAGTAAACAGTAACGCTTCGAAGATTGAGGAAAATACACTTTTAAGCGAACTTTCTCAGTTTGATATAGATAATCCGAAGTTATTAAGTTTCAGTGAAATATCAAAGTATATATCTGTGTATAAATCAAAAGGGTTGAGCACGACGCAATATGAAATTATTTTATATAACAAGCTAGCACACCCCTTAAGTATAATGGTTATTATTCTTACAATTTTGCCAGTATGCATGTCTTTTTCACGACAGTATTCATATATAAAAATTGTTTCCAAATCCTTGTCTCTCGGCGGATTTTATTGGATTTTAAGTGCCTCACTCATATCTATAAGCAAAGCAGGTACGCTTAGCCCGCTAATAGCTAACTTTTTACCTATCATACTTTTTGCTGTTATCGGTTTTACTTTAATCTTTTTAAAAGAGCGTGGTTTTTAGTTATCCTGAAATTATTTTGATTTGACTTTACGCACTATTTTGTTTATCTTAATCCTAAAATTTATCGGAGGTAAATTTATGTATAAAGTTGCAGTTTTGCCTGGAGATGGAATAGGCCCTGAAGTAATGAATATTGCAATAAAAGTATTGGAAAAAATTGCTCAAAAATATTCTTTTAAGTTTAATTTT
Proteins encoded in this window:
- a CDS encoding phage holin family protein is translated as MMGANAIVYRIFVNIIGIGLSGILFKHVIVSSFLALVLSGIVLSVLNLFLKPILFLATLPLQILSFGIFYLITNAIILKLTSAFIDGFYIDGFWAAIGASILIGLVNIIFDLLATNDELRYYRWK
- a CDS encoding LptF/LptG family permease, with product MNPFYKYVFKKFLYNLLVVLAFVLLLYTFFNVIQHTKYIERYNVNIFQIIYFDLLKIPYSTYQIMPIAVIISTVLTFVLLVKSNEMTGFVSIGGRTGNLSTMVVLLGLILSIATFFIGEIVSPKIELFRQKYKTEEFEKRRFVDYSKFENIWIKDNNKITYIKLLDAVNNSFIQMREYYLNDFKITKIVEISSGKKSGKKWHLSDIKEYDLTDVPKKVNSNASKIEENTLLSELSQFDIDNPKLLSFSEISKYISVYKSKGLSTTQYEIILYNKLAHPLSIMVIILTILPVCMSFSRQYSYIKIVSKSLSLGGFYWILSASLISISKAGTLSPLIANFLPIILFAVIGFTLIFLKERGF
- a CDS encoding LptF/LptG family permease yields the protein MKILRKYILREILPLFVISNLFIIFILLFDKLIDLASLFFAKGVAGTLIIKTILFYIPSFLVISIPISTLISVMTAFSRFSSDSELIVMKASGVPASWFLRITSSIGFIFFIMAAIVSLWLMPLGNKLSIENLKSIASSISISDINENELYEEIPGVILLVEKKKDKFDFENIVIIQKNENLVITAKSGEIFSTKDGAISFNLNTGEINKKDNEKISKIKFEQFSLNFDLNLNDVVKIKDERVMPLDLLIKNQNKGYIYKFELSKRIALPFSCIIMAVFGMLLGSFFTRGGRTLNLFAAIAVVFSYNTILVFSENMAKIGLPYISAWYANIIFTIICLFFYKRFRV
- a CDS encoding DUF1820 family protein; protein product: MTEKNEKYFKIQFIDAKKEILTFYAKSVNPSSYIGLIEVSNILFMDSEILINPEDEKVRKEFKGVKRTFLPLSAIVRIDEVEESKTKVLKLLPDND